The Centroberyx gerrardi isolate f3 chromosome 24, fCenGer3.hap1.cur.20231027, whole genome shotgun sequence genome includes a region encoding these proteins:
- the b2m gene encoding beta-2-microglobulin isoform X2, translating to MYFRFPAEGSFVVSLALLRTFNIFTSISKSIEGEIMNTFILSVLFCILGTLMAKESPPQVQVYSRNPGDFKKENTLICHVTNFHPPDITINLLKNGMEIPNAYQTDLAFGENWHYHLTKSVAFIPQSGEKFTCKVTHMGNPMFYSWEPDM from the exons ATGTACTTTCGTTTTCCAGCGGAAGGCAGTTTTGTCGTCTCTCTTGCCCTTCTGAGAACTTTTAACATCTTTACGTCTATTTCGAAGTCGATTGAAGGCGAAATAATGAATACGTTTATCTTATCCGTTCTCTTCTGCATCCTTGGGACTTTAATGGCCAAAGAAt CTCCGCCCCAGGTCCAGGTGTACAGCCGCAACCCAGGAGACTTCAAGAAGGAAAACACCCTGATCTGCCATGTCACCAACTTCCACCCTCCAGACATCACTATCAATCTCCTGAAGAATGGAATGGAAATCCCCAACGCCTATCAGACCGACCTGGCCTTCGGGGAGAACTGGCACTACCACCTGACCAAGAGCGTGGCCTTCATCCCTCAGAGTGGTGAGAAGTTCACCTGCAAGGTCACCCACATGGGAAACCCCATGTTTTACAGCTGGG AGCCAGATATGTAA
- the b2m gene encoding beta-2-microglobulin isoform X1: MYFRFPAEGSFVVSLALLRTFNIFTSISKSIEGEIMNTFILSVLFCILGTLMAKESNVAPPQVQVYSRNPGDFKKENTLICHVTNFHPPDITINLLKNGMEIPNAYQTDLAFGENWHYHLTKSVAFIPQSGEKFTCKVTHMGNPMFYSWEPDM, translated from the exons ATGTACTTTCGTTTTCCAGCGGAAGGCAGTTTTGTCGTCTCTCTTGCCCTTCTGAGAACTTTTAACATCTTTACGTCTATTTCGAAGTCGATTGAAGGCGAAATAATGAATACGTTTATCTTATCCGTTCTCTTCTGCATCCTTGGGACTTTAATGGCCAAAGAAt CAAACGTAGCTCCGCCCCAGGTCCAGGTGTACAGCCGCAACCCAGGAGACTTCAAGAAGGAAAACACCCTGATCTGCCATGTCACCAACTTCCACCCTCCAGACATCACTATCAATCTCCTGAAGAATGGAATGGAAATCCCCAACGCCTATCAGACCGACCTGGCCTTCGGGGAGAACTGGCACTACCACCTGACCAAGAGCGTGGCCTTCATCCCTCAGAGTGGTGAGAAGTTCACCTGCAAGGTCACCCACATGGGAAACCCCATGTTTTACAGCTGGG AGCCAGATATGTAA